The following proteins are encoded in a genomic region of Paenibacillus antri:
- a CDS encoding ABC transporter ATP-binding protein — protein MGIITVKDLEKDFQYYMKGEGLKSSFQNLFRREQLTKKAVKRITFEIEEGEIVGFLGPNGAGKTTTLKMLSGILHPTSGSATVMGYVPWERKNDFKRRFSIVMGQKNQLWPDLPAHESLYLNKCIYEVGDKEYRDTLNELTELLQVKEQLNVQVRRLSLGERMKMEFIAALIHKPSVLLLDEPTIGLDLMSQRNIRDFLKYYNERHKMTIVLTSHYLKDIEHLCKRSIIVNHGRIMYDGSLGGMSPAFSHTKRIKVAFSERVDSESLSSVGRVIQEDGYSALIEVDKSELNRCSKILLDQFPILDITIEDIPIEESIAAIYQREEEHAYLA, from the coding sequence ATGGGGATCATAACTGTGAAAGATTTGGAGAAGGACTTTCAATATTATATGAAAGGGGAAGGGTTAAAGTCCTCTTTTCAGAATCTATTTCGGCGGGAGCAATTGACCAAGAAGGCGGTCAAGCGGATTACCTTCGAAATCGAAGAGGGGGAAATCGTCGGCTTCCTCGGACCGAACGGCGCGGGCAAGACAACAACCTTGAAAATGCTCTCGGGCATACTCCATCCCACGAGCGGAAGCGCCACGGTCATGGGGTACGTCCCTTGGGAAAGAAAAAACGACTTCAAGCGGCGCTTCTCCATCGTGATGGGGCAGAAAAACCAATTGTGGCCGGACTTACCGGCGCATGAGTCGCTGTATCTCAACAAGTGCATCTACGAGGTGGGCGATAAAGAATATCGTGATACACTCAACGAATTGACGGAGCTGCTGCAAGTGAAGGAGCAGTTGAACGTACAGGTGCGAAGGTTATCGCTCGGAGAGCGGATGAAGATGGAGTTTATTGCAGCGCTCATCCATAAGCCTAGTGTGTTGCTGCTGGATGAGCCGACGATCGGCCTAGATCTCATGTCGCAGCGCAATATTCGCGATTTCTTGAAGTACTACAATGAACGTCACAAGATGACGATCGTCCTGACCAGTCATTATCTGAAGGATATCGAACACCTGTGCAAGCGGAGTATTATCGTAAATCACGGCAGGATTATGTACGACGGTAGTCTCGGCGGAATGAGCCCGGCCTTCAGCCATACGAAGCGGATCAAGGTCGCGTTCTCCGAGCGCGTCGACAGCGAATCGCTCTCCTCCGTCGGTCGCGTTATTCAAGAGGACGGGTATTCGGCTTTGATCGAGGTGGATAAGAGCGAGCTGAACCGTTGCTCCAAGATTCTGCTCGATCAGTTCCCAATCCTCGACATTACCATTGAGGACATTCCGATCGAAGAAAGTATCGCTGCCATCTACCAACGGGAGGAAGAGCATGCATACCTTGCGTAA
- a CDS encoding radical SAM protein encodes MVVQKLFAQTAETKANMFLWGGEPLVYSRWDDYVDLMVQDPRWTVLCTNGLLIEEKLNSILRISEHLAILVSVEGFEAENDAIRGKGTFRKVMKGIDRLLD; translated from the coding sequence GTGGTCGTACAGAAGTTGTTTGCGCAGACGGCGGAAACGAAAGCGAACATGTTTTTATGGGGCGGGGAGCCGCTCGTCTATTCAAGATGGGACGATTACGTAGACCTGATGGTACAAGACCCGCGATGGACTGTATTATGCACGAACGGTCTGCTGATCGAAGAAAAGCTCAATTCGATCCTTCGAATTTCCGAGCACCTTGCGATCTTGGTCAGCGTCGAGGGCTTCGAAGCCGAGAACGATGCGATCCGGGGGAAAGGAACATTCAGGAAAGTTATGAAAGGCATCGATCGCCTTCTCGATTAA
- a CDS encoding ABC transporter permease, whose translation MHTLRKYAITFSLGMQQSMEYRFDFVLQLVSAFFPIIIQWFMWTAIFAQKSTMYGYTFRELILYTILAGILSKVVSTGGIEYDIKEDIKQGGLNKYLIKPFSYFGFRIVSFLGRKIFYFGISLLIVALLLLVLNAVWSVEISPVRAIVFAVALFLALALNFLISYCISSASFWLAEISYLYVITGLLVQIISGGIFPLEIFGDTFYAVSRFLPFFYTIYYPINVLNGRLPDHQILDGLLMQLGWIVLLLLLGRVLWKAGLREYSGMGG comes from the coding sequence ATGCATACCTTGCGTAAGTACGCCATCACATTCTCTCTCGGGATGCAGCAATCCATGGAATACAGATTCGACTTCGTCCTTCAGCTCGTTAGCGCATTCTTCCCCATTATCATTCAATGGTTCATGTGGACAGCTATATTCGCTCAGAAGTCTACGATGTACGGATACACCTTTCGCGAGTTAATTCTATACACGATTCTCGCGGGAATTCTCTCAAAGGTCGTCTCGACGGGCGGGATCGAATACGACATTAAGGAAGATATTAAACAAGGCGGTTTAAATAAATATCTAATTAAGCCTTTCAGTTATTTCGGGTTTCGCATCGTTTCCTTCCTAGGTCGCAAGATTTTCTATTTCGGAATCTCTTTGTTGATCGTCGCCCTACTTCTTCTCGTTCTGAACGCCGTATGGTCAGTCGAAATAAGCCCCGTACGAGCGATCGTCTTTGCCGTTGCTTTGTTCCTGGCTCTCGCGCTGAACTTCCTGATTTCGTACTGTATCAGCAGCGCCTCGTTTTGGCTTGCGGAAATATCTTATTTATACGTCATTACCGGCCTTCTTGTGCAAATCATAAGCGGCGGCATTTTCCCCTTGGAAATATTCGGGGATACGTTTTATGCCGTTTCGCGCTTTCTTCCTTTCTTTTATACCATCTATTACCCGATCAACGTGCTGAACGGTCGGCTTCCCGATCATCAAATCCTGGACGGCCTCTTGATGCAACTTGGTTGGATCGTCTTGTTATTGCTTCTCGGACGGGTGCTCTGGAAAGCCGGACTGCGCGAGTATTCGGGAATGGGGGGATGA
- a CDS encoding ABC transporter permease, which produces MRKTIVKYLRIYGLFVKSCLMAQMEYRFNFLMGIGVETAFLFAKMLYVIVVYQADVHIAGLSPDSILMFVGTYTMMTGLYMGLFAMNFYQIPEQVLQGKLDLLLTKPVSLQFMLTLRRVDFGLPLPNVIGGIAMIAIGWGRTGIPVTIGNIAGFMFFLVMAVALTYALFLIPQLTSFWFGQIRGLNSIADAVWDFNNMPMAIYKRWIQQVGIFVLPIFMITNFSPLFVMDRLEVGYFAWAIAAPLLLLAVARLIWSAALRNYSSAN; this is translated from the coding sequence GTGAGGAAGACGATCGTAAAATACTTGAGAATCTACGGACTATTTGTTAAAAGCTGCCTAATGGCGCAGATGGAGTATCGATTCAACTTCCTGATGGGAATCGGTGTGGAGACGGCATTCTTATTTGCCAAGATGCTTTATGTCATAGTCGTCTACCAAGCCGACGTTCATATTGCCGGCCTTTCCCCTGACTCCATCCTTATGTTTGTAGGGACGTACACAATGATGACAGGGCTTTACATGGGGTTATTCGCCATGAATTTCTACCAAATTCCGGAGCAGGTGCTCCAAGGAAAATTGGACTTGCTACTTACAAAGCCGGTTTCCTTACAATTCATGCTGACGCTTCGCAGGGTTGACTTCGGTCTGCCGCTGCCCAATGTGATCGGCGGAATCGCGATGATTGCGATTGGCTGGGGAAGAACCGGGATTCCTGTCACCATTGGGAATATAGCCGGATTCATGTTCTTCCTTGTAATGGCAGTTGCGCTGACCTATGCGCTCTTCCTCATACCGCAACTGACGTCATTCTGGTTCGGACAAATTCGGGGATTGAATTCCATCGCGGATGCGGTCTGGGACTTCAACAATATGCCGATGGCCATCTACAAGAGGTGGATTCAACAAGTGGGGATCTTTGTTCTTCCCATCTTCATGATCACCAACTTCTCGCCGCTCTTTGTGATGGACCGGCTGGAGGTGGGTTATTTCGCATGGGCGATCGCAGCGCCGTTGCTGCTTCTAGCCGTGGCCCGGCTCATCTGGTCCGCCGCGCTCCGCAATTACAGCAGTGCGAATTAA
- a CDS encoding SPASM domain-containing protein has protein sequence MRIRYQPALEPEEVGDFVLGSEKPAQNRTKCLAISNRIDVLTDGTVSACKIFPEFKVGDLLIQDVGELWHGEAFAKMRETLSCGLMPVCSKCILLYLNGR, from the coding sequence ATACGAATTCGTTACCAGCCCGCCCTGGAGCCGGAAGAAGTAGGAGACTTCGTACTGGGCTCGGAGAAGCCGGCTCAAAACCGAACGAAATGCCTTGCGATCTCCAACCGAATCGACGTCCTGACCGACGGAACGGTAAGCGCGTGTAAAATATTCCCTGAGTTCAAGGTGGGCGATCTGTTGATCCAAGACGTCGGTGAGCTTTGGCACGGAGAAGCTTTCGCCAAAATGCGGGAGACGTTGTCTTGCGGCCTCATGCCGGTCTGCTCAAAATGCATCTTGCTATATCTAAATGGAAGGTAA
- a CDS encoding LLM class flavin-dependent oxidoreductase, with amino-acid sequence MPIVAVLPNASPPVTVAKTVQSIGCLFGRRLGINMITGAAPKEMEAVGDRSEHQDRYERLFEYTTALRILLESDSAVTFEGKHYTYRNLQLKPTLPSSIQPLYFIAGSSESGRNTARTCSAVWLTHPEPLEQYRGTYSCSPDRTGIRIGIIARRTDQEAWTAAEERFQPSRFGLALTAAGRKSPSHWIRSMAQLAERELYDGVYWMGAYRSGAAHNPYFVGSYDRVAEYMRGYIEHGVRQLGTDPAAAFCLLPRPNWAPPALSCP; translated from the coding sequence ATTCCGATTGTAGCCGTTTTGCCGAACGCTTCCCCGCCCGTTACCGTCGCGAAGACGGTACAAAGCATCGGTTGTCTGTTCGGAAGAAGATTAGGCATCAACATGATCACTGGCGCCGCCCCGAAGGAAATGGAGGCAGTCGGGGACAGGAGCGAGCATCAGGACCGATATGAAAGGTTGTTCGAATATACTACGGCACTTCGAATTTTACTGGAGTCGGACAGCGCGGTTACGTTCGAGGGGAAGCATTACACGTACCGGAACCTACAGCTGAAACCGACGCTGCCCAGCTCAATTCAGCCGCTGTATTTTATTGCTGGCTCTTCCGAATCGGGGCGGAATACCGCCCGAACCTGCTCAGCCGTATGGCTGACACATCCCGAACCGCTGGAGCAATATCGGGGAACGTATAGCTGTAGTCCCGATCGGACTGGCATCCGCATCGGGATTATAGCTAGACGAACGGATCAGGAAGCATGGACGGCTGCAGAGGAAAGATTTCAGCCATCGCGCTTCGGCTTGGCCCTAACAGCCGCAGGGAGGAAATCACCTTCCCATTGGATTCGCAGTATGGCGCAGCTTGCAGAACGAGAACTATATGACGGCGTATATTGGATGGGGGCCTACCGCTCGGGCGCGGCTCATAATCCGTATTTCGTCGGCAGTTACGACCGAGTGGCGGAATACATGCGTGGTTACATCGAACATGGCGTTCGTCAACTGGGGACAGATCCTGCTGCAGCTTTCTGTCTTCTTCCCCGACCGAATTGGGCCCCACCTGCCTTAAGCTGTCCCTAG
- a CDS encoding Gfo/Idh/MocA family protein yields MSVSLGIIGCARVVSRSIIEPLRYCPGVQVNALASLRFDEAAERAKKWNVANLYRSYEDVLRSRELDAVYIPLANHLHKDWVVRAALENKHILVEKPVCLNVGEWKEIRRTCEKLGSTCWKRSWFATILGSRPFGSGYRIGDLATCSESGQQMSRPLPRTVEGEYRRDPTRGGGVLLDVGSYWIQFLQAVLADEPLRYEAESSFDGPNGSDWTSKAAITFTGGVRAEALFSFDMPYEALYWLTFEGAEVRISNFFRASLGAFKITLDIRYLESGVMEKVAFPSQNYYVNQLSFFRNVVLGRATNLPIGEIEQRVLWMEQCRLAMQTKGQSDRGC; encoded by the coding sequence ATGTCCGTCTCGTTAGGTATTATCGGCTGTGCGCGCGTCGTGAGTCGATCCATCATCGAACCTTTGCGTTACTGCCCGGGAGTGCAAGTGAATGCACTAGCGTCGCTCCGGTTCGACGAAGCCGCCGAACGCGCCAAAAAGTGGAACGTCGCTAACCTGTACCGAAGCTATGAAGACGTGCTTCGGAGCCGCGAGCTTGACGCGGTGTACATCCCGTTAGCGAATCACCTTCATAAGGATTGGGTCGTTCGCGCGGCGCTCGAGAATAAGCATATACTGGTCGAAAAGCCGGTATGCCTTAACGTAGGGGAATGGAAAGAGATTCGGCGCACATGCGAGAAGTTGGGATCCACTTGCTGGAAGCGGTCATGGTTCGCCACCATCCTTGGCAGTCGACCCTTCGGGAGTGGATACAGGATCGGCGATTTGGCCACCTGCTCCGAATCCGGACAGCAAATGTCCAGGCCTCTTCCCCGTACGGTGGAGGGAGAGTACCGCCGCGACCCGACACGGGGCGGAGGCGTTTTATTGGACGTAGGTTCTTACTGGATTCAATTTCTTCAGGCCGTGCTGGCCGACGAGCCGCTCCGTTACGAGGCGGAGTCTTCCTTCGACGGTCCGAACGGTTCGGATTGGACATCGAAGGCCGCCATTACGTTCACCGGCGGGGTGCGCGCGGAAGCGCTATTTTCGTTCGACATGCCGTATGAAGCTTTGTATTGGCTTACGTTCGAAGGAGCCGAAGTACGGATCAGTAACTTCTTCCGAGCCAGTCTCGGCGCGTTCAAGATTACGCTGGACATTCGTTATTTGGAATCGGGGGTAATGGAGAAAGTCGCCTTCCCGTCGCAGAACTACTATGTCAATCAGCTGTCGTTCTTTCGAAACGTGGTCCTTGGGAGAGCGACGAACCTCCCGATAGGGGAGATCGAGCAGCGAGTACTGTGGATGGAGCAATGCAGACTTGCGATGCAAACAAAAGGGCAATCGGATAGGGGATGTTGA